One Tolypothrix bouteillei VB521301 DNA window includes the following coding sequences:
- a CDS encoding DMT family transporter, translating into MNERSFYLVAALIGGAVLPIQVALNTLLRRYVGQPMQVTFISYLAGTLASLAICFLARYPSPSLALLSQSSWWMWVGGCLGTLYVWSTIFATPKIGAALTLGLTIAGQMIAALVLDHYGAIGLTRYPANPLRIAGIMFVIVGVSLVAAAKK; encoded by the coding sequence ATGAATGAAAGAAGCTTTTACCTAGTAGCAGCACTTATTGGTGGCGCGGTGTTACCTATTCAGGTTGCTCTTAACACTCTTTTGCGACGTTATGTCGGTCAGCCCATGCAAGTCACCTTTATTTCATATCTTGCTGGTACTCTTGCATCGCTTGCTATTTGTTTCTTGGCTCGCTATCCAAGTCCTAGTTTGGCTTTACTATCCCAAAGTTCTTGGTGGATGTGGGTAGGTGGTTGTTTGGGAACTCTCTATGTTTGGTCAACGATTTTTGCCACACCTAAAATTGGAGCAGCACTGACGTTGGGGCTAACAATTGCCGGACAGATGATAGCAGCGCTTGTTCTAGATCATTATGGTGCAATTGGCTTGACTAGGTATCCAGCTAATCCATTACGGATTGCGGGTATCATGTTTGTCATCGTTGGAGTGTCTTTGGTTGCTGCGGCTAAAAAGTAA
- the selD gene encoding selenide, water dikinase SelD: MIRLTQYSHGGGCGCKIAPAQLQEILRQVPLNQGLEQLLVGTQTSDDAAVYQLNDDQALVLTTDFFMPIVDEPVDFGRIAATNALSDVYAMGGRPILALAVLGMPINTLPMEAIRGIMLGGAAVCQEAGIPLAGGHSIDSPEPIFGLVAAGLVHPTSVRRNATAKPKDKLILTKPLGIGVMTTALKKGQLTPDAYESVLKVMTQLNKVGAALATHPDVHAMTDVTGFGLLGHLLEICRGSEIRAKISFSQIPILPEAKALASQGIFPGAAKRNWDSYRSEIKQAGLTDSFAQWETLLLADPQTSGGLLLAVAPESAPAILEQLLAEGYSFSSVIGECTVGEVGIEVSDR, from the coding sequence ATGATTCGCCTCACTCAGTACTCTCATGGTGGTGGCTGTGGCTGCAAAATTGCTCCTGCCCAATTGCAGGAAATTTTACGCCAAGTTCCCTTAAATCAAGGGTTAGAGCAACTGCTAGTAGGGACTCAAACGAGTGATGATGCAGCAGTTTATCAACTAAACGATGACCAAGCCCTAGTGCTGACAACAGATTTTTTCATGCCTATTGTTGATGAACCAGTAGATTTTGGACGAATTGCAGCGACAAACGCTTTGTCTGATGTCTACGCCATGGGTGGAAGACCAATTTTAGCCTTAGCAGTGTTAGGTATGCCAATCAACACCCTACCGATGGAAGCAATTCGAGGCATTATGCTAGGTGGGGCTGCAGTTTGTCAGGAAGCGGGGATTCCTCTTGCAGGCGGGCATTCTATTGATTCCCCGGAACCCATTTTTGGCTTGGTTGCAGCCGGATTAGTGCATCCAACGTCTGTGCGACGGAACGCCACTGCAAAACCAAAAGACAAGCTGATTCTGACGAAGCCTTTAGGGATTGGAGTTATGACGACAGCCCTGAAGAAAGGTCAATTGACACCAGACGCTTACGAATCAGTTCTTAAGGTCATGACACAGTTAAATAAAGTAGGAGCTGCTTTAGCTACTCATCCTGATGTTCATGCCATGACTGATGTCACGGGATTCGGGCTGCTCGGTCATTTACTGGAGATTTGCCGAGGGAGTGAAATTAGAGCTAAAATCTCATTTTCTCAGATTCCCATTTTACCAGAAGCTAAAGCTTTAGCATCGCAAGGCATTTTTCCGGGTGCTGCAAAACGCAACTGGGACAGTTATCGATCTGAAATTAAGCAAGCAGGGTTAACGGATTCCTTTGCTCAATGGGAAACTTTACTGCTAGCAGATCCTCAAACCAGTGGCGGTTTGTTGCTTGCTGTAGCACCAGAAAGCGCTCCCGCCATTTTAGAACAACTCTTAGCAGAGGGATATAGCTTTTCTTCTGTCATTGGTGAATGTACGGTGGGGGAGGTAGGAATTGAAGTCAGCGATCGCTGA
- a CDS encoding Rieske (2Fe-2S) protein: MTKSFDTTTSQERYVRAASVADVQAAGSLLIHTDKHAIALFYLDNKIYAIDNRCPHMGFPLHGSTCKDGIVTCPWHYARFDLASGGTFDSWADDVRAFPVEIRDGEVWVNLASQVDRAVHQRQRLQDGLEQGISLVIAKSVIALLDMGVDSTEPFRVGLEFGTRYNKEGWSTGLTMHTCMMNLLPYLDPEDRSLALYQGLSAVARDSGSAPPHFVVHPLPNSSVDLTTLKNWFRQFIERRDSEAAERCLISAIRMGAEKKQIADMLFAAATDHRYIDVGHTFDFINKALEALDAVDWQQAEQVLASLIPGLANASRMEESNSWRYPVDLVAILESAFDELPAALKEGQARQGSWSNREQLIPILLGENPQAIANILLTALREGCTEEQLAGVVTYAAALRVARFNTNNDFGDWDTAHHPFTFANAVHQGLRRVSSMELLRGVFDAAMSVYLNRFLNVPPARLPEAKDSGENPQALLQQLPELLDRQQQVNEVGRVVGYYLYGGGKPEQLMAVLGKLMLRENRDFHVIQEIEAAFRQYSLLGHTDAGIHVLIAASRYLAAHSPTMRSQAQTYQMAYRLHKGDRLFEDRG; this comes from the coding sequence ATGACAAAAAGTTTTGATACTACAACCAGTCAAGAGCGTTACGTTCGTGCTGCTTCTGTTGCAGATGTTCAAGCAGCAGGTAGCCTGCTAATTCATACAGATAAGCACGCCATCGCACTTTTCTACTTAGATAACAAGATTTATGCGATCGACAACCGATGTCCCCATATGGGTTTTCCCCTCCATGGGAGTACTTGCAAAGATGGAATTGTGACTTGTCCCTGGCACTATGCTCGCTTCGACCTGGCTAGTGGTGGAACATTTGATTCTTGGGCTGATGATGTCCGTGCCTTTCCTGTAGAAATTCGGGATGGTGAAGTGTGGGTAAATTTAGCTTCCCAAGTCGATCGCGCAGTTCATCAACGCCAACGGCTTCAAGATGGATTGGAACAAGGTATTTCCCTTGTCATTGCCAAATCCGTCATAGCTTTGCTAGATATGGGAGTAGATTCTACCGAACCATTCCGAGTAGGATTGGAATTTGGCACTCGTTACAACAAAGAAGGTTGGAGTACGGGCTTAACCATGCACACCTGCATGATGAACTTGTTACCTTATTTAGATCCAGAAGATCGATCCCTCGCTCTTTACCAAGGACTCTCAGCCGTAGCCCGTGACAGTGGAAGTGCGCCGCCTCACTTTGTGGTTCACCCATTGCCTAATTCTAGTGTTGACTTGACTACCCTAAAAAACTGGTTCCGCCAATTTATTGAAAGGCGGGATAGTGAAGCAGCAGAACGGTGTCTTATCTCTGCCATCCGTATGGGTGCAGAGAAAAAGCAAATTGCAGATATGTTGTTTGCAGCAGCAACAGACCATCGTTATATTGATGTGGGTCACACCTTTGACTTTATTAATAAAGCATTAGAAGCGCTAGATGCTGTCGATTGGCAACAAGCAGAGCAAGTTTTAGCGAGTTTGATTCCCGGCTTAGCAAATGCCTCACGCATGGAAGAGTCAAATTCCTGGCGTTATCCAGTGGATCTGGTAGCCATTTTGGAATCTGCATTTGACGAGTTGCCTGCTGCTTTAAAGGAAGGACAAGCCCGACAGGGAAGTTGGTCTAATCGAGAACAGTTGATTCCTATTCTTTTGGGTGAAAATCCTCAAGCAATAGCTAATATACTGTTAACAGCTTTGCGAGAAGGTTGTACTGAAGAGCAACTAGCAGGGGTTGTCACTTATGCTGCAGCCCTTCGTGTTGCTCGCTTTAATACCAATAACGATTTTGGGGACTGGGATACAGCCCACCATCCCTTTACCTTTGCTAATGCCGTTCATCAAGGTTTGCGTCGCGTATCTTCAATGGAGTTACTGCGAGGCGTGTTTGATGCAGCAATGAGCGTTTATCTCAACCGTTTTTTGAATGTTCCACCAGCCCGACTTCCAGAAGCCAAGGACTCAGGAGAAAATCCACAGGCATTACTCCAGCAACTACCAGAGTTGTTGGATCGACAACAGCAAGTCAACGAAGTCGGTCGGGTGGTTGGTTATTACTTGTATGGTGGTGGCAAACCAGAACAATTGATGGCAGTTCTTGGTAAATTAATGTTGCGAGAAAATCGAGATTTCCATGTGATTCAGGAAATAGAAGCAGCCTTCCGGCAGTATTCTTTATTAGGACACACGGATGCAGGCATTCACGTACTCATAGCTGCAAGTAGGTATTTAGCTGCACACTCACCTACCATGCGATCGCAAGCTCAAACTTATCAAATGGCTTATCGGTTGCACAAGGGCGATCGTTTGTTTGAAGATAGGGGATAG
- the msrA gene encoding peptide-methionine (S)-S-oxide reductase MsrA yields the protein MDLATFGAGCFWGVEAAFRKVKGVVSTSVGYMGGHFPNPSYLDVLSRITGHAEVVQVEYNPQQVSYDELLEVFWNIHDPTTLNRQGPDRGEQYRSVIFFHNPQQEEIARSSKVKQQQLGKFDKDIVTEIVPASEYYLATPEHQQYLEKKGRAV from the coding sequence ATGGATTTGGCGACGTTTGGTGCTGGTTGTTTTTGGGGTGTAGAAGCAGCATTTCGTAAAGTCAAAGGTGTTGTCTCAACCTCAGTTGGCTACATGGGTGGTCATTTTCCCAACCCTTCTTATCTTGATGTGTTGTCAAGAATAACAGGTCATGCTGAGGTCGTACAGGTGGAGTATAACCCACAACAGGTAAGTTACGACGAGTTGCTAGAGGTATTTTGGAATATCCACGACCCGACAACGCTCAATCGTCAGGGACCAGATCGAGGCGAACAGTATAGATCTGTTATCTTTTTTCACAATCCCCAACAAGAAGAAATTGCACGATCCTCTAAGGTAAAGCAACAGCAGTTAGGGAAATTCGATAAAGATATTGTGACGGAGATTGTTCCTGCTAGTGAATATTACCTAGCCACTCCAGAGCACCAGCAGTATCTTGAGAAAAAGGGACGTGCTGTTTAA